In Drosophila santomea strain STO CAGO 1482 chromosome 3L, Prin_Dsan_1.1, whole genome shotgun sequence, a single window of DNA contains:
- the LOC120448196 gene encoding uncharacterized protein LOC120448196, whose translation METTEAVNTCEEGDQLNGSFRLQCLNSSVDIESESDLSLAFEREEQSPDGSSDELPAFEIRAFSPHGRTPSPIDDLDLSDIETPKQSLKQQFPPDEEERSRQNDPQYVALHEINAQISPPSDVDESNILETIFEGVFLNTPPRDKASSSGNSRFTPKRGRTNLIELMANRLHGGKENQSPGAGVSDPCLPSPLKDAT comes from the coding sequence ATGGAGACCACGGAAGCGGTGAATACGTGTGAGGAGGGAGACCAGCTGAACGGCTCCTTCCGCCTGCAGTGCCTGAATTCCTCCGTGGACATAGAGAGCGAAAGTGACCTCTCGCTGGCCTTCGAGCGCGAGGAGCAGTCCCCGGATGGCAGCAGCGACGAGCTGCCGGCCTTCGAAATCCGTGCCTTCTCGCCCCACGGACGCACACCGTCGCCAATCGACGATCTCGATCTGTCGGACATCGAAACGCCCAAGCAGTCGCTTAAGCAGCAGTTCCCTCCAGACGAGGAGGAGCGCTCGCGCCAGAACGATCCTCAGTACGTGGCCCTGCACGAAATTAACGCCCAGATCAGCCCGCCCAGTGATGTCGACGAATCCAACATCTTGGAAACGATCTTCGAGGGCGTTTTTTTGAACACCCCGCCCCGTGATAAAGCTTCCAGCTCGGGCAACTCTCGCTTTACGCCCAAGCGGGGGCGTACAAATCTCATCGAGCTGATGGCCAACAGGCTGCACGGCGGCAAGGAGAACCAGTCGCCGGGAGCGGGAGTCTCCGACCCGTGTTTGCCATCGCCACTCAAGGACGCAACCTAG